Proteins encoded together in one Microbacterium sp. zg-Y625 window:
- a CDS encoding histone-like nucleoid-structuring protein Lsr2, whose translation MARRIVHQLVDDLDGTELEVGSGETVLFSLDGIAYEIDLTDDNAQALRNALEPYVSAARRVSGSRAASSAGANAGRKRRRTGQNDYGPMREWAKANGYTVSERGRVPAAVIEAYEAAH comes from the coding sequence ATGGCCCGCAGAATTGTGCACCAGCTCGTCGACGATCTCGACGGAACCGAACTCGAAGTCGGATCGGGCGAGACCGTGCTTTTCTCGCTAGACGGCATCGCCTATGAGATCGACCTTACCGACGATAATGCCCAGGCGCTGCGCAATGCCCTCGAGCCTTATGTGTCGGCCGCACGTCGTGTCTCCGGCAGCCGAGCCGCATCGTCGGCCGGCGCCAACGCCGGGCGCAAGCGCCGCCGCACCGGCCAGAACGATTATGGTCCGATGCGCGAATGGGCCAAGGCGAACGGTTACACCGTTTCGGAGCGGGGCCGCGTGCCGGCCGCCGTGATCGAGGCGTACGAAGCCGCCCACTGA
- a CDS encoding DUF485 domain-containing protein: MTARPHETAPPGAIDYVAVEDSPQFRNLKRSQRSFVFPLAVAFLVWYFVYVLLSSFATDFMSQRVSGDITVGLLFGLGQFVTTFAITMTYVWYANRKLDPQSRAIREQLEKQEAGA; encoded by the coding sequence ATGACCGCACGACCCCACGAGACCGCCCCGCCGGGCGCGATCGATTACGTCGCGGTGGAGGACTCACCGCAATTCCGCAATCTCAAGCGCAGTCAGCGCAGTTTCGTCTTTCCCTTGGCCGTGGCGTTCCTGGTCTGGTACTTCGTGTACGTGCTGTTGTCGTCGTTCGCGACCGACTTCATGAGCCAGCGCGTCTCGGGTGACATCACGGTGGGCCTGCTCTTCGGCCTGGGGCAGTTCGTGACCACCTTCGCGATCACCATGACGTACGTCTGGTACGCCAACCGCAAGCTGGACCCGCAGTCGCGGGCGATCCGTGAGCAGCTGGAGAAGCAGGAGGCGGGGGCATGA
- a CDS encoding helix-turn-helix transcriptional regulator, with protein sequence MTAQAGFDTDDQLVARAVGDLSRRTRFPVVFGGLERSGAIHVTAIAGTRTRSIEGLVVQASKGLGGASFVEGRPRLALDYRTSRSITHDYDRAILGEGISTLLAVPVMVSGRARGIIYCGSWQRSPVGDVVSRPVFAAAESLSTELRVRDEVRRRLALAPAPETTAQLPTAAREELRESYAELRSIAASVQDAALRDRLTQLEKRLAALSSDAARPAERVDSTLSPREVDVLACCALGSTNAEIATTLGLKEGTVKSYLASAMSKLDASTRHAAVTRARRVGILP encoded by the coding sequence GTGACGGCACAAGCCGGATTCGATACAGACGATCAGCTGGTCGCACGCGCCGTGGGAGATCTCTCCCGCCGCACCCGGTTTCCCGTCGTCTTCGGCGGTCTGGAACGCTCCGGCGCCATTCATGTGACCGCCATCGCGGGCACGCGCACGCGCAGCATCGAGGGACTCGTCGTGCAGGCCAGCAAAGGGCTGGGCGGAGCCTCGTTCGTGGAGGGTCGCCCCCGACTGGCACTGGACTACCGCACCAGCCGCAGCATCACCCACGATTACGATCGCGCCATCCTGGGCGAGGGCATCTCCACGCTCCTGGCGGTGCCGGTGATGGTTTCGGGGCGTGCCCGCGGCATCATCTACTGCGGCTCCTGGCAGCGCTCCCCCGTCGGCGACGTCGTGTCGCGGCCGGTGTTCGCGGCGGCCGAGTCGCTGTCGACCGAGCTGCGGGTACGCGACGAGGTGCGCCGCCGGCTGGCGCTCGCCCCTGCCCCTGAAACCACGGCGCAGCTGCCCACCGCCGCCCGCGAAGAGCTGCGGGAAAGCTACGCAGAGCTGCGCAGCATCGCCGCCTCGGTGCAGGATGCCGCCCTACGCGACCGGCTCACGCAACTCGAGAAGCGGCTCGCCGCCCTCTCGTCCGACGCCGCGCGTCCCGCCGAACGGGTGGACTCGACCCTCTCACCACGCGAAGTCGACGTGCTGGCCTGCTGCGCCCTCGGCTCGACCAACGCCGAAATCGCGACGACCCTCGGGCTGAAAGAGGGGACGGTGAAGTCGTACCTCGCCTCGGCGATGTCGAAGCTCGACGCGTCCACCCGTCACGCTGCTGTGACGCGGGCTCGACGCGTCGGCATCCTCCCCTGA
- a CDS encoding methylated-DNA--[protein]-cysteine S-methyltransferase, whose protein sequence is MTPSVYSVHPTPVGDALIVMSDEGLVALQLIDGAPGDRLAELSVALGAVPDRDATAIGPVAAELDEYFAGRRRAFDVAIDWRLTRGFVREALQVVCRIPYGETASYGEVALGAGHPNAHRAVGSACARTPISLIVPVHRVVRSDGTIGEYGGHPGVKRYLLDLEAAAGE, encoded by the coding sequence ATGACCCCCAGCGTGTACTCGGTGCACCCGACACCGGTCGGCGACGCCCTCATCGTGATGAGCGATGAGGGCCTCGTCGCCCTCCAGCTGATCGACGGGGCTCCCGGCGATCGGCTGGCCGAACTCTCCGTCGCGCTCGGCGCCGTTCCCGACCGCGATGCCACCGCGATCGGCCCGGTCGCCGCCGAGCTCGACGAGTACTTCGCCGGCCGCCGCCGCGCGTTCGACGTGGCGATCGACTGGCGTCTCACCCGGGGATTCGTGCGCGAGGCGCTGCAGGTGGTGTGCCGCATCCCCTACGGCGAGACGGCCTCGTACGGCGAGGTCGCCCTCGGCGCCGGCCACCCGAACGCGCACCGCGCCGTCGGATCCGCGTGCGCCCGCACCCCCATCTCGCTGATCGTGCCCGTGCACCGGGTGGTGCGCTCCGACGGCACGATCGGCGAGTACGGCGGGCACCCCGGCGTCAAGCGCTACCTGCTCGACCTCGAGGCTGCAGCGGGCGAGTAG
- a CDS encoding solute symporter family protein, which translates to MNEIFGAIDAAVQTAENNPILNISIFGAFVAVTLFIVIRASRNNKTAADYYAAGRSFTGPQNGFAISGDYLSAASFLGICGAIAINGYDGFLYSIGFLVAWLVALLLVAELMRNTGKFTMADVLSFRLKQAPVRMAAAITTLAVCFFYLLAQMAGAGGLVSLLLGINEAIGQSVVVAVVGVLMIVYVLIGGMKGTTWVQIVKAFLLIGGALGMTIWVLAVHGFSLNTLLEAAVAASPAGEDILGPGLQYGANPWDFISLALALVLGTAGLPHVLMRFYTVPTAKEARRSVVWAIWLIGLFYLLTLVLGYGAGALVGPERIAAAPGGVNSAAPLLALELGGPILLGFISAVAFATILAVVAGLTITAAASFAHDIYANVVKKGKVAPDSEVKVARRTVVVIGVLSILGGIGVQGQNVAFLVALAFAVAASANLPTILYSLFWRKFTTRGAVWSMYGGLAAAVILIFLSPVFWGTETSVFKGTGPAIWPLNNPGIVSIPLGFFLGWLGTVTSSKKEDPRLAAEMDVRSLTGFGAEKATSH; encoded by the coding sequence ATGAACGAGATCTTCGGCGCGATCGACGCCGCGGTGCAAACCGCGGAGAACAACCCCATCCTCAACATCTCGATCTTCGGCGCCTTCGTCGCCGTGACGCTGTTCATCGTCATCCGGGCGAGCCGCAACAACAAGACGGCGGCGGATTACTACGCGGCGGGGCGCTCGTTCACAGGGCCGCAGAACGGGTTCGCCATCTCGGGCGACTACCTGTCGGCGGCATCGTTCCTCGGCATCTGCGGTGCCATCGCCATCAACGGGTACGACGGCTTCCTCTACTCCATCGGCTTCCTGGTGGCCTGGCTCGTCGCCCTGCTGCTGGTGGCGGAACTCATGCGCAACACCGGCAAGTTCACGATGGCCGACGTGCTGTCGTTCCGGCTGAAGCAGGCTCCGGTGCGCATGGCTGCCGCCATCACCACGCTCGCCGTCTGCTTCTTCTACCTCCTGGCCCAGATGGCCGGCGCCGGCGGCCTCGTGTCGCTGTTGCTGGGCATCAACGAGGCGATCGGGCAGTCGGTGGTGGTCGCGGTCGTCGGTGTTCTGATGATCGTCTACGTGCTCATCGGCGGCATGAAGGGCACCACCTGGGTGCAGATCGTCAAGGCGTTCCTGCTCATCGGCGGCGCGCTGGGCATGACCATCTGGGTGCTCGCCGTGCACGGCTTCAGCCTCAACACGCTTCTGGAGGCGGCTGTCGCGGCATCCCCCGCAGGCGAGGACATCCTGGGCCCGGGCCTGCAGTACGGCGCCAACCCGTGGGACTTCATCTCGCTGGCGCTGGCACTGGTGCTCGGCACCGCTGGTCTGCCGCACGTGCTGATGCGCTTCTACACGGTGCCGACAGCCAAGGAGGCTCGTCGCTCGGTGGTGTGGGCGATCTGGCTGATCGGCCTGTTCTACCTGCTGACCCTCGTGCTCGGATACGGCGCGGGCGCGCTGGTCGGTCCGGAGCGCATCGCGGCGGCTCCCGGCGGCGTGAACTCCGCGGCTCCGCTGCTCGCGCTCGAGCTGGGCGGCCCGATCCTGCTCGGTTTCATCTCGGCGGTCGCGTTCGCGACGATCCTCGCGGTCGTCGCCGGGCTCACGATCACCGCGGCGGCCTCGTTCGCGCACGACATCTACGCCAACGTGGTGAAGAAGGGCAAGGTCGCGCCGGACAGCGAAGTGAAGGTCGCCCGTCGCACCGTCGTCGTGATCGGCGTGCTGTCGATCCTCGGTGGCATCGGCGTGCAGGGTCAGAACGTGGCGTTCCTGGTGGCGCTGGCCTTCGCGGTCGCCGCCTCGGCGAACCTGCCGACCATCCTGTACTCGCTGTTCTGGCGCAAGTTCACCACGCGCGGCGCGGTGTGGAGCATGTACGGAGGCCTCGCCGCCGCCGTCATCCTCATCTTCCTGTCCCCGGTGTTCTGGGGCACGGAGACGAGCGTGTTCAAGGGCACCGGCCCCGCGATCTGGCCGCTGAACAACCCCGGCATCGTCTCGATCCCGCTCGGGTTCTTCCTCGGGTGGCTCGGCACGGTGACCTCCAGCAAGAAGGAGGACCCGCGCCTGGCAGCGGAGATGGATGTGCGCTCTCTCACCGGCTTCGGTGCGGAGAAGGCGACCAGCCACTGA
- a CDS encoding DEAD/DEAH box helicase has protein sequence MARVWRGDGSATVDAAEADRAASVAPGDLGVADPGVVVTHVAEGERARLRSEAARLGGRSSLLHYVDAGDAGIEITKAHPGSLPQFITGRSTLLSNLFRDEVALRGARLAAERITARDVELRTARGLDTVNLAVGLATWRLGGLACSAPVLLRPLAIRRHHADFELKLHGSFTINPELVRAARAHFGIELDGRALAALAYDGGVFKPQPVIDHLRALTARIPTFTVQPRLIVSTFADVGSAMETDVAHLDHPVLNALAGHAGDRERLTAVRAVPPMLGADERSPAADTLLLDADAEQEGVLARIAAGQSLAVHTLPGTGGTQTVINAVGALVQEGKRVLVVSARRSTLEGVRHRLAGIGLPGLAVSPRQLHRDLVRAIARNEKAEQPKVADIDDALVRLRSVLRDYRGALTTRHPTLGVSPLEALRTLTTLAARDPQPSTSARLDLTTLVRLSTRRAEAGTKLAAAARLGEFRFGPDDSPWYGVSFATTEDARSAHALASRLQRSDVPALLERGYELIGQTRMRPFQTVAELGGYLRLLQGMRDSLDRFSLTVFERPLAELIQAHGPRREAPEMTGANRRRLKNLAREYVRPGMHVTDMHAGLLRVQQQRAEWQRYVEPGVLPEVPLGLAEVHAAWQRVDADLAALDAVLGRSAAHSLSHMPIPQLLRTLASLAAKSDVFDNLVERATLRTELAELGLEPLLTELSVRHVPEDQVGAELEFAWWQSALEYLLRSDRALLGANTSVVDRLERDFRLVDEAHAAASGPLLAAQLATRWKIAIVDESVEAASLKQALREGSATAEELAGYAPTLMRALAPVWLASPYEVPQIPDSPQFDVVIVADAAALSLAEAAPALRRARQVVLLGDPVTQKPTPFRVSAALAGAVEDDEPQIDPDEPSVFERLAELLPVETLTRSYRAGGEDLAELVNDAFYGGEITSLPWAGSYLGRGSLSVDYVEGGVGAPDPLTGAVESPDAEVARVVTLVVEHAVNRGSESLMVVTASARHAERVRAAVEAAFAGRSDVADFLSRDTAEPLAVLTLEESVAESRDRVIFSLGFGLTRHGRVLSDFGDLSTPDGERLLTVGMTRARRSMVIVSSIRPSAFDDGRLEYGASTLMSILGGIAARSREARLEDLADPLTLALARELRRLGVAVDVDYRGLLPLVAQHRGKAVVAESDPETTGESLRESLRLRPLILRRLGWHYVRVHAFDLYSDPAGVAARIAAILGVQPETPTADTTTQPIDVIE, from the coding sequence CTGGCTCGTGTGTGGCGAGGAGACGGCAGTGCGACGGTGGATGCCGCGGAAGCGGATCGTGCCGCGTCCGTGGCGCCCGGCGATCTCGGCGTGGCCGACCCCGGTGTGGTCGTGACGCACGTCGCCGAGGGTGAGCGTGCGCGGCTGAGGAGTGAAGCGGCGCGTCTGGGCGGGCGATCCAGCCTGCTGCACTACGTCGACGCCGGCGACGCGGGCATCGAGATCACCAAGGCCCACCCGGGAAGCCTGCCGCAGTTCATCACCGGACGCTCCACGCTGCTGTCGAACCTGTTCCGTGACGAGGTGGCCCTCCGCGGTGCCCGCCTCGCCGCCGAGCGCATCACGGCTCGCGACGTCGAACTGCGCACGGCGCGCGGCCTCGACACCGTCAACCTCGCCGTGGGCCTGGCGACCTGGCGTCTGGGCGGGCTCGCCTGCAGCGCCCCGGTGCTGCTGCGGCCGTTGGCGATCCGCCGGCATCACGCCGACTTCGAGCTGAAGCTGCACGGCTCGTTCACGATCAACCCCGAACTGGTGCGGGCCGCCCGCGCGCACTTCGGCATCGAGCTCGATGGTCGTGCCCTGGCCGCCCTCGCGTACGACGGCGGGGTGTTCAAGCCGCAGCCGGTCATCGACCACCTGCGCGCCCTCACCGCGCGCATCCCGACTTTCACCGTGCAGCCGCGTCTCATCGTGTCGACCTTCGCCGACGTGGGCTCGGCGATGGAAACCGACGTCGCCCACCTCGACCACCCGGTGCTGAACGCCCTCGCCGGCCACGCCGGCGACCGTGAGCGCCTCACTGCCGTTCGCGCCGTGCCGCCGATGCTCGGTGCCGACGAGCGCTCGCCGGCCGCCGACACTCTGCTGCTCGACGCTGACGCCGAACAAGAAGGCGTGCTCGCCCGCATCGCGGCAGGGCAGTCCCTCGCCGTGCACACCCTGCCCGGCACCGGCGGCACGCAGACCGTGATCAACGCCGTCGGCGCCCTCGTACAGGAAGGCAAGCGGGTGCTGGTCGTCAGCGCCCGCCGCTCGACCCTCGAGGGCGTGCGGCATCGCCTCGCCGGGATCGGTCTGCCGGGTCTGGCCGTCTCGCCGCGCCAGCTGCACCGCGACCTCGTGCGTGCGATCGCCCGCAACGAGAAGGCCGAGCAGCCGAAGGTCGCCGACATCGACGACGCGCTCGTGCGGCTGCGCAGCGTGCTGCGTGACTACCGCGGAGCGCTGACCACGCGGCATCCCACCCTCGGGGTCTCGCCGCTCGAGGCGTTGCGCACCCTCACGACGCTGGCCGCGCGCGATCCGCAGCCCTCGACCAGCGCACGACTCGACCTCACGACTCTGGTGCGGCTCTCCACCCGACGCGCCGAGGCGGGCACCAAGCTCGCGGCCGCTGCGCGGCTGGGGGAGTTCCGTTTCGGCCCCGACGATTCCCCCTGGTACGGCGTCAGCTTCGCCACCACCGAAGACGCCCGCAGTGCCCACGCCCTCGCCTCGCGGCTGCAGCGCTCCGATGTGCCGGCGCTGCTGGAGCGCGGGTACGAGCTGATCGGGCAGACCCGCATGCGCCCGTTCCAGACGGTCGCCGAGCTCGGCGGCTACCTGCGGCTGCTGCAGGGCATGCGCGACTCGCTCGACCGGTTCAGTCTCACCGTCTTCGAGCGCCCCCTCGCCGAGCTGATCCAGGCGCACGGACCCCGTCGCGAGGCGCCGGAGATGACCGGGGCGAACCGCCGTCGGCTGAAGAACCTGGCGCGCGAGTATGTGCGCCCAGGAATGCATGTGACCGACATGCACGCCGGGTTGCTGCGCGTGCAGCAGCAGCGCGCCGAATGGCAGCGCTACGTCGAGCCGGGCGTGCTGCCGGAGGTTCCGCTGGGGCTCGCCGAGGTGCACGCCGCATGGCAGCGCGTCGACGCCGACCTCGCGGCGCTCGACGCGGTGCTCGGCCGCAGCGCCGCCCACTCGCTCAGCCACATGCCCATCCCGCAGCTGCTGCGGACGCTGGCGAGCCTCGCGGCCAAGTCGGACGTCTTCGACAACCTCGTCGAGCGCGCGACGCTGCGCACCGAACTCGCCGAGCTCGGACTCGAGCCGCTGCTGACCGAGCTGTCGGTGCGGCATGTGCCCGAGGACCAGGTGGGCGCGGAGCTGGAGTTCGCGTGGTGGCAGTCGGCGCTGGAGTACCTGCTGCGCAGCGACCGCGCGCTGCTGGGCGCCAACACGTCGGTCGTGGACCGTCTGGAACGGGACTTCCGGCTGGTCGACGAAGCCCACGCTGCGGCATCCGGCCCGCTTCTCGCGGCGCAGCTGGCGACTCGGTGGAAGATCGCGATCGTCGATGAGTCGGTCGAGGCGGCATCCCTCAAGCAGGCGCTGCGCGAAGGCTCCGCCACCGCAGAAGAGCTCGCCGGCTATGCGCCGACCCTCATGCGAGCCCTCGCCCCGGTGTGGCTGGCATCGCCGTACGAGGTTCCCCAGATCCCGGATTCACCGCAGTTCGACGTGGTGATCGTGGCGGATGCCGCCGCTCTCAGTCTCGCCGAGGCGGCGCCGGCCCTTCGCCGCGCGCGGCAGGTCGTGCTGCTCGGTGACCCCGTGACGCAGAAGCCGACGCCCTTCCGGGTCTCGGCGGCGCTCGCGGGCGCGGTGGAGGACGACGAGCCGCAGATCGACCCAGACGAGCCGAGCGTCTTCGAGCGTCTGGCAGAGCTGCTGCCCGTCGAGACCCTGACGCGCAGCTACCGCGCCGGCGGGGAGGACCTGGCGGAGCTCGTCAACGACGCCTTCTACGGCGGCGAGATCACGTCACTGCCGTGGGCAGGCTCGTACCTCGGGCGCGGCAGCCTGAGCGTGGACTACGTCGAGGGCGGTGTCGGCGCGCCCGACCCGCTCACGGGAGCTGTGGAGAGTCCCGACGCCGAGGTCGCCCGCGTGGTCACGCTCGTCGTCGAGCACGCCGTCAACCGCGGCTCCGAGTCGCTGATGGTCGTCACCGCCAGCGCCCGGCACGCCGAGCGGGTGCGCGCCGCGGTCGAGGCGGCGTTCGCGGGGCGCTCCGACGTCGCCGACTTCCTCTCGCGCGACACCGCCGAGCCCCTCGCGGTGCTCACCCTCGAGGAATCGGTCGCCGAGAGCCGCGACCGCGTCATCTTCTCCCTCGGCTTCGGGCTGACCCGGCACGGCCGCGTGCTGAGCGACTTCGGCGACCTGTCGACACCCGACGGGGAGCGCCTGCTGACGGTCGGCATGACCCGCGCGCGACGGTCGATGGTCATCGTGTCGTCGATCCGTCCGTCGGCCTTCGACGACGGACGCCTCGAATACGGCGCCTCCACACTCATGTCGATCCTCGGCGGCATCGCCGCTCGGTCGCGCGAAGCCCGGCTCGAAGACCTCGCCGACCCGCTCACCCTCGCCCTCGCACGCGAGCTGCGCCGTCTCGGTGTCGCCGTGGACGTCGACTACCGAGGGCTCCTGCCCCTCGTCGCCCAGCACCGGGGCAAGGCCGTCGTCGCCGAAAGCGACCCGGAGACCACGGGGGAGTCGCTGCGGGAGTCGCTGCGCCTGCGCCCACTGATCCTTCGGCGCCTGGGCTGGCACTACGTGCGCGTGCACGCGTTCGACCTGTACAGCGACCCGGCCGGTGTGGCGGCACGCATCGCCGCCATCCTCGGCGTGCAGCCCGAGACCCCGACCGCCGACACCACGACCCAGCCCATCGATGTCATCGAATGA